The Chitinophaga caeni genome segment AAAGTTTACACCAACCTGTACGGTTCTAGCTGTTGGATAAGGTCCGTACTCTATACCTAACGAGGTTACTCCATTTAAGCTTTTATCCGTATTTACTTCCGGATCAAAACCACTATATTTAGTGATAATGAATAGGTTTTGTCCCGTTACGAATATGGATGCATTTTTAAACTTGCTCACATCGCCCAGGTTGTAACTAAGGGTTATATTATCCATCTTCAAGAAATTACCGTTTTCAAGGTAACGGGAAGATGTTGCGATTGCATTCGATAAGTTTTCACCATTGCCGATCAGCTTCTTAGCTACGTTGGTATTTCCCAGGCCGTTGATCGGCAATACCGTATTGGCCGTATTATTATATATCTCGTAACCGAAGGCGCCGTGAGCGCTGGCCAGTAATGTCCATTTCTTATAATTCAATTCCGTATTTATACCGAGCAAAGTTTTAGGATTGGGGTTAGATTTCATAAACAAGGCACCGTCATCGGTGTACATTGAAAGGCCGTCTTTATCGAATCCTTCGAAGTTGCGAACATAGAAGGTATTCAAAGGATAATCATTCGCGATCCTTTGAACGGAGGCTCCGGTTACACCCTGCCCGTTGATAGCTCCGGTTAACAGTGGCGCACCGTCATAATTGGTCAATTCATTTTTCAGGAATGTTGCATTTACCCCGACAGCCCAGTTAAAATCATTGCTTTTAACAACTTCTGCCCTAACCACGAACTCAACTCCCTTATTGATAATATTAGCCGGTACATTAATCCAGTAAGTACTGGCAGGGGCAGGAAGGATCGTGGGTAAGTTGAATAGCAGGTTAGTGGTGTTCCTATGGAAATAATCAACGCTACCTGAGATCCTGTAATCCCACAGGTTAAAGTCCAAGCCCACGTTTAATTGCTTGGTACTTTCCCATTTCAGGTCGGGGTTGGCCACATTGTTCAAGCCGGCAGATCCGCTGTTGGTAGTACCATATTGTTCTTGTGAAGCGCCTGCTGGAAATTCCTGGTTACCGGTAATTCCCCATCCGGCGCGCAAAGCGAGGTAGTTGAAGAACTGGTTTCCCTTAAGAAATTCTTCATTACTGGTCACCCATTTAGCTGCAAAAGACGGGAAATAACCGTAGCGGTTGTTTTCACCGAACTTGCTAGAGCCATCTGCACGTAATGTTGCAGTCAATAGATACTTGTCCATCCAGTTAAGGTTCACCCTACCAAATACCGACTGTATTTCACTGGTGGGATTCCTGAATGAATTGATCGAGGTATTTACCTGCGGTGCATCTTGTAAAGCATCTATGTAAGCGATGGCATCCGTTGTGAATGTGTTGGCAGTTAAACCACGGCCTTTATAATCATATTTTTGATATTCATATCCAACTACTGCACCAAGATGCCAGTTAGGATTTAATTGTTTATTGAAGTTTAATGTATGGGTAAACAATTGTGCCGTTAACGTATTAGTAGCATAAAAAGCCTGTCCTTTTCCCAAGATACCGGGAATGTTGATAAAAGATGCTAATTGCGCTTCGCGTTCTCCTACTTGATGGTTGATACTGTAAATAAAACGGTATTCTAAGTTATCGTTGAATTTAAAGTATGGGGAAATGCTTCCCAATATCCCGTTAATATTTACAACATCATCATTTGCAGCCGACATCGCGGCAGGGTTTACGGCAGAACCATCATCCAAAATATTAAAACTACCGTCTGGATTATATAAAGCCCTGGTCGGGTTCCATTGCAGCGCCTGCGTAATTAAACTACCGCGAAAACCCGCATCGTTACTAATAGGAGCCAAGTTTTCCGTGGAGTGACTGGCCAACAACGAATAATCCAATCCTGCGCGGTTATCTATGAAGTTAAAACGGCCGTTCATATTGGCAGTA includes the following:
- a CDS encoding SusC/RagA family TonB-linked outer membrane protein; translation: MIKTRLLQTFLFCSLWLLLASIANAQSRTLSGKVLDENGGGIPGATVQIKGTSSGTSTDDKGAFKLTLPANANTLIVSFIGYKKLEVDVKGKSEVTVNMELENTTLSDVVVVGYGTARKKDLTGSVASVKAKDFNKGVLAAPDQLIQGKVAGLMVINNSGAPGGATTVRIRGNSSLRSGNQPLYVVDGVPLDGRTAKPAFTGAVGTTPDSNPLNFINSFDVASMEVLKDASATAIYGSRGSNGVVMITTKQGVPGPAAVDVNYSVGFSNLLKKLDVLSASEYRKALSDYSLTNGDYGADVDALDAITRTGITQNINVAVSGGNETSRYRASFGYLDQEGIVKKSGFKKYTANMNGRFNFIDNRAGLDYSLLASHSTENLAPISNDAGFRGSLITQALQWNPTRALYNPDGSFNILDDGSAVNPAAMSAANDDVVNINGILGSISPYFKFNDNLEYRFIYSINHQVGEREAQLASFINIPGILGKGQAFYATNTLTAQLFTHTLNFNKQLNPNWHLGAVVGYEYQKYDYKGRGLTANTFTTDAIAYIDALQDAPQVNTSINSFRNPTSEIQSVFGRVNLNWMDKYLLTATLRADGSSKFGENNRYGYFPSFAAKWVTSNEEFLKGNQFFNYLALRAGWGITGNQEFPAGASQEQYGTTNSGSAGLNNVANPDLKWESTKQLNVGLDFNLWDYRISGSVDYFHRNTTNLLFNLPTILPAPASTYWINVPANIINKGVEFVVRAEVVKSNDFNWAVGVNATFLKNELTNYDGAPLLTGAINGQGVTGASVQRIANDYPLNTFYVRNFEGFDKDGLSMYTDDGALFMKSNPNPKTLLGINTELNYKKWTLLASAHGAFGYEIYNNTANTVLPINGLGNTNVAKKLIGNGENLSNAIATSSRYLENGNFLKMDNITLSYNLGDVSKFKNASIFVTGQNLFIITKYSGFDPEVNTDKSLNGVTSLGIEYGPYPTARTVQVGVNFRL